The Acidobacteriota bacterium region GGAGCTTGGCCTGTGCCGCAAGCGAGAGCGAATCCAGCTCATCGAACACCAGAGTGCCGCCGTTGGCCTGCAGCAGCCAGCCGTCGTGATCGTCGGCGGCGCCGGTGAAGGCACCGCGGACGTAGCCGAACAGCTCGGTTTCGATGAGCGGATCGGGCAGCGACGCGCAGCCGATTTCGATGTACGGGCCGTCGCGGCGGGAGCTCAGACGGTGGGCCAGGTAGGCGAACAGGTTCTTGCCGGTGCCGCTCTCCCCCCAGATGAGGCAGGTGGTGTCGGCGGCGGCGATCCGGCGCAGGGTGTCAAACACCGTCCGGAGTGGCCCCGCCCCGATGTGCACCTCGGCGGCCAGCTCCGGCGGAATCACGCCCGCGGATTCGGGCGGCGGCATGGCGCCTCCTCGTCAGGGCAGCGCGCGGACGTCCACGACCTTGCCGTCCGCCCAGAGCCGCTCGAGTTCGTAGTACTCTCGGGTTTCGATGGAAAAGATGTGGACGATGAAATCAAAGTAGTCGAGGAGCACCCACTCGGCGTTCTGATAGCCTTCGACATGGGCGGTCTCGATGCCCCGCTCCCCCAGTTTTTTCTGCAGTTCGTCGGCCAGCGTCTGGATGTGCTTCTCGTTGGCCCCCGAGCAGATGATGAAATAATTCGTGAAATTGGAGATTCTGGAGATGTCGATGATCCGGACATCAATGGCTTTCTTGCTGTCCAGGATTTCGTGGATGGTGGCAAGTGTCTCTTTCATTCTCCTCCATACAAGCCTGCTTTTTGGATGTAGCGGCGGACCGGCTCCGGGATGAGGTCCGCGCAGTCTGCGTGGGATTGTAGCATAACCCGGAGCCCGGTTGAAGACACATCGGGCATGCCCAACTCGGCCAGGACGGCGCGGGTGTCCCCGGTCAGCGCCGCGCGGATGCGCGCCGGCGTCCAGCCCCGGCCGTCCGCCACCCGGCCGGCGGCCAGCAGCGCTTCGGCCTCCGTCCCGAGGGTCACGCCGGGCCGGGCCACGAAGAGGAACCGGTACGCCGCGAGTAGCCGCTCCCACTCCCGCCAGTGCCGGAAATCGCGGAGCGAGTCGCCGCCGGCGATGAACACCGCCGCGGCCGCGGGCACGCCGTAGGTCACGCCGAACTGGGCCAGCGTATCGATCGTGTACGACGGACCGGGCACCTCCAGCTCCAGCGGGCACGGCACCCAGTCGGACCGGTGGGCCGTGGCCAGGGCCACCATGGCGTAGCGGTGCCACGCCGAGGTGACCGCCGTCCCCGGCTTGTGGGGCGGGGTGTGGTTGACGATGAAGTAGATCCGGTCCAGGCCCAGCGCCGCCTGGGCCCGTTCGGCCATCCGCAGGTGGGCGATATGGACGGGGTCGAACGTCCCGCCCAGGATGCCGGCGGACAGGCTCACGGCGCCACCGCCAGCATCTCGCCCAGCGTCCGGACCAGCTCCGGCAGGCCGTCGCCGCTGACGGCGGAAACGGCCAGGAACGGCTGCTTGCGCCGGCGGCAGTGCAGCCGCAGCCGCTTGAGCTGAGCGTTATCGGACACGGCATCGAGCTTCGTGGCTACAACCAGCTGCGGTTTGTCGGCCAGCGCCGGGTTGAACAGCGCCAGCTCGCGGTTGATGGCCTTGAGGCGCTCCACCGGGTCGCGCGGTTCCAGCCCGGAGACGTCCACCAGATGGACCAGCACCCGGGTCCGCTCCACGTGACGGAGGAACCGGTCGCCCAGGCCGGCGCCGGCGTGGGCACCTTCGATCAGGCCGGGGATGTCGGCCACGACGAAGGAGCGCCAGTCGTCGCAGCGGACGACGCCCAGGTGGGGCGCCAGGGTGGTGAACGGGTAGTCGGCGATCTTGGGCCGGGCGGCCGAGATGCGCGAGATGAGGGTGGATTTGCCGGCGTTGGGGTAGCCCACCAGGCCGACATCGGAGAGGAGCTTGAGCTCCAGCACCAGCTCTCGCTCCTCGCCGGCGCGGCCCGGCTCGGCGTTGCGGGGCGCCTGGTTGGTGGCGGTAGCGAAGCGGGCGTTGCCCCGGCCGCCCCGGCCGCCCCGGGCGGCCACGAAGCGCTGGTCGGGCGCGGTGAAGTCGAACAGCACCGCTTCGGTCTCCGGGTCACGCGCCACCGTTCCCACGGGCACGGTCACGATGCAGTCGTCGCCGTCGCGGCCGTGCCGGTTGCTCCCCTCGCCGTGCCCGCCGCGGCCGGCGCGGAACTCGCGCTGGTAGCGGAAATCCAGCAGCGTGTTGAGCTGGCTGGAGCTGACGAGCACCACGCTGCCGCCCCGGCCGCCGTCGCCGCCGCTGGGGCCGCCGTGCGGGACGAACTTCTCCCGCCGGAACGCAACGCAGCCGTTGCCGCCGGCGCCGGCCCTGATCTGGATGGTGGCGTAATCGATGAACATGGTCCGGTCAATCACCTGAAAAAAAGAAATACAGGCGCAGCGCCTGTATTTCATTCTAGCCCGGTGTCAGGGGAAAGGAAACGGGTTTACTCGGCCTGGGGAATGATGCTCACAAACTTGCCGCGGCTGCCGCGATCGCGGAACGCCACGATCCCGGTCACCTTGGCGTACAGGGTGTCGTCCTTGCCGCGGCCGACGTTGAGGCCCGGCTTGAGCGGAGTGCCCCGCTGCCGGACCAGGATGCTGCCGCCGGAAACCAGCTGGCCGGCGAAGCGCTTGATCCCCAGTCGCTGCGAATGGCTGTCGCGCCCGTTTCTGGAGCTGCCCACACCTTTTTTATGTGCCATGGCGTCTCACTCCGTCTTCATGGAAATTTTGTCGATCTTCAGATCGGTGAACGGCTGCCGGTGACCATTGAAGCGTTTGTACTGCTTGCGGATTTTTTTCTTGAAGACGATCACCTTGTCTGCCTGGCCGTGCTCCATCACGGTCGCCTGAACGGCGGCGTTCTGGATGGTGGGGGTGCCCACCAAAACCGCGTCGTCGGTATCGAGCAACAGGACGTCGTCAATGGTGACGTGCTCGCCCACGGGAACGTCGAGCTGTTCCACCCGGACCACCTGCCCTTCTGCCGCCTTGTACTGCTTGCCGCCGGAACGAATGATCGCAAACACGGGAGGGTACCTCCATCGATTTTCGAGCGGTGGATTATAGCCAGCCGCCAGGCGCTTGTCAACCGGAATGTTGCACGAAATCACTTCGCCGGCAGATCCTCGGCCGCAGCCGGCTCCGGCGCTGCCTGCGCGGCCCGGGTCCGGTCCAGCTCCTCCCGCGCCCAGAGGGGGTACTTCTCCTCGGCCAGCTCCACGGTGATCTTGCCGTGCAGCCAGCTCAGGTTCATGGGATATTCTTCGGGGTGCATGATCACGAAGAAAAAGTGCCAGACGAGGATCGCCAGGGTGGCCAGAATGGCTTCGTAGTAGTGGATCACCTCGCTGACCCGGATGATCCAGAAGGGGAAGATCCGGGTGGCCGCCACGGGGAACCACAGGACGAAGCCCGTCACGGCCATGACCGCCGTCCCCCAGACAAGCGCCCAGTACTCGGCCTTCTCGGAGTAATCGTACCGCCGGAAGAGCGGCCGCTCCTTGGCCAGGCCGAGGTGGTACCGGAGGTTGACGACGACCAGGCGGAGGTCCTCCCAGCGGAGCCAAAGCGCCTTCAACTGGGCCCGGCCCTTGACGCTGAACGCCAGGTACGCCAGATGCCAGATGCCGGTGGCGAGCAGGCCCACGGCGAAGACACGGTGCAGTACCGAGCGCACCGGCTCGGTCATGCCCAGCGCCCGCAGCCACTCGAAGAAGAAACTGTCGGAGAACTTGAGCGCAAAACCGGTCACCGCCAGCCCGATGAAGGTGATGGTGAGCAGGATGTGCATCCAGATCTCCTGCGCGTGGAACCGGGTCAGGCGCGGCGCCCGGCTCTCGTGATGATGCTTGCGGCGGAAAAAATAGTACAGGATCAGCACGTTGTGGGCCACCATGCTGCCGATGACCGCAAGGATCATCAGGACGTAGAAAGTCTGGAAGAAACCGGCCAGGCGGTTTTCCTGCAGGTTGGCCGTGGCATGGGTGTAGCTGCGGGCGAACTCCGGCGTGGCGCCCGGATGGCAACGGGCGCAGGTGGCGGTCACGTTGCCGGCCGCGACCGTGGAAGTCGGATCCCGCTTGGGCCGGATCTCGTGGGATTCGTGGCAACTGACGCAGGTGGCCGCGCGCGGACTGTTGAGCTTGAGGCTCAGGCCGTGGTACGAATCCACGAACTCGGCGGCGGTGCCCATCCTGGCGCCGTACTTGCGCAGCACCTTCGGGCTGGTGTGGCAATCGAGGCAGAGCTGGAAGCTGATCTGACGGTTGAAGGTGGCCGAATCGGCCGCGTCGCGTCCCAGGATTTCATGCTCGCCGTGGCAGTTGGTGCAGGTGGGCGAATCCGAGATGCCCAGCTTGAACGCCTTGCCGTGGATGCCCGCCAGGTATTCGTCCGTGACCTGCCGGTGGCACTTGCCGCAGGTCTCCGGGATCCGCCACCGATGGATGGTGCTCTCGGTGTCGGCGGAGCCGCGCAGGTCATGGGTGCCGTGGCAGTCGGCGCAGGAGGCCGCCTGCATGTTCCCCTGGCCGATTCGCTTGGCGTGTGCGGAGCGTGAGTAGCTCTCAAAGACGTAGGGCAGGCGGACCTCCCGGTCCTTCAAACCGTTCATGCCGTGGCATTTTCCGCACAGCTGCGATTCGTTGGACTTGTGGGTGGGCGATTTGGGGTCGCTGGCCGACAGCATGTTGTGCACGCCGTGGCAGCTGGCGCAGGTGGGTGCCGCCCCTTTACCCAGCGCGGAGGTCTGGGCGTGAATGCTGCGCGCGTAGTCGGTTGTCACATCCTCGTGGCAGGTCGCGCAGTCGGCCGGCCGCAGCTTCTCCGCGTGGGGAAATTCGGTGACGCCCTGCAGGCTGGTGTGGCAGTCCACGCACGCCAGGCCCGCCTGGCCGTGAACGGAGGCCTCGTACTGTTTCGGATCCACCGTGTCGTGGCACTCGAGGCACGTCGCGGTGTCCGCCAGGCCCAGTCCGCTTCCCATAACCCAAAGAACTGCCAGCGGTAACAACCGGCTGAATTTCATAATGACATTTCCTCGGTCGGCGTTCTGTATTCTGACGTATAGATAATATTCCACCTTGACTGGACTCGCAATCCCCAATTTGGTCTTGACCGTTGAATTCCGCGGTATTGCCGGAATCCGGCCCGGACCCACGCGGCCTCGAAAACGTCTTGAGTTTCCGACAAAATCCATATATGTATTAAGCGTTGATCGATTTCACACCGGGCGGTAATGCATGAAAGTCATTCAAGACCTGGCCAAGAATCTCTGGGTCAGCAAGTTCAGTCTGCTGGGCGCCACCATGGTCACGGTCTCGGCCGTGCTCATCGTCACCGCCTGGATTCTGGACATGCTGGGCGTGGCCGGCGGTCCCTACCGCGACCTGTTCGCCTACGGCTTCCTGCCCGGGGTGTTTCTGGTCGGCCTGGCGTTTATTCCGCTGGGCATCTGGTTCGCCCGCCGGAAGGCCCGGCGCGACGGGACGGAGATCCGCCCGCTGGTGATCGACCTGAGCCGGCCCGAACACCGCCACCGCGCCGTGCTGATACTCGCCCTGACTCTGGTCAACTCCATCATCCTGTCGGTGGCCATGTACGAGGGGTACCACTACACCGATTCCGACGAGTTCTGCGGCACACTCTGCCACACGGTCATGGAGCCCGAGTTCACCGCCTACCAGCGTTCGCCTCATGCCCGGGTGGGCTGCGTGGCCTGCCACATCGGGGGCGGCGCCTCCTGGTTCGTCAAATCGAAGCTCTCCGGCCTGCGCCAGGTCTACGCGGTCATGGCCCACACCTACAGCAGGCCTATCCCCTCGCCCGTGGCCGACCTCCGGCCGGCCCGCGAAACCTGCGAGGCGTGCCACTGGCCGCAGTTCTTCCACGGCAAGCAAACGGTGGTCCGGCGCAAGCTGGACGACACAGCTGACGTGAACAATCCCTTGGTCTCGGTGCTGCTGCTCGACATCGGCGGTTTCAACGCCAAATCAAATCGCTACGAGGGCATTCACTGGCACGTGAGCCGGCACGCCCGGGTGGAGTATCTCCCGGCCGACCCCAAGCGCACCCGGATCCACCGCGTCCGGTCCGTCCGCGAGGACGGCACGGTGCACGAGTATGCCCCGCCCGACAGCATCCCCGCACCGCCACCCGGAACCGAGTGGCGGACCATGGATTGCGTCGACTGCCACAACCGGCCCACCCACATCTTCGATGAGCCGCAGACGGCCGTGGACCAGGCCCTGCTGGACGGCAAGATCCCCGCCACGCTGCCGGGGATCCGCCCCTTGGCCCTCCGGCTCCTCACCGCCGCCCACCCCTCGCACGCCGCGGCCCGCGAGGGGATCCGCGCCGGGCTGGAGCGGCACTACGGCGCGTCGGGCGACGGGGCCGCGATCCGCAAGGCCGCCGACGGGATCTTCGCCATCTACCGGCTGAACGTGTTTCCCGACATGAAGATGACCTTTGGCGTGCATCGCAGTCATCTGGGACATGCCGATGACACCGGCGGCTGCTTCCGGTGCCACGACGGGGAGCACGCCACGGCGGACGGCCTGGTGCTGTCGCAGGACTGCGAGCTCTGTCACCAGGTGCTGGCTCAGGAAGAGCCGGAAAACAGCCTGGACAAAGCGATCGCCGACATCTTCCGATAGGCTGGCACCGAGACCGCCGGTCGGCAACCGCGTTCAAGGATAAGGATCGGCATGATCTGGCAACCCAAGCGATTCTGCGCTTACTGCGGCGCCCCCCTGTACCCTGATGGAGAGGGCGCCGGCCGCTGCGCAACCTGCGCCACGACGTTCTACGACAACCCGGTGCCGGCCGTCGCCGCCCTGGTGCGCGACGCCGCCGGCGCCATCCTCCTGGTGGAGCGCGCCAGGGAGCCGCAGGCGGGGCGATGGGCCCTGCCAGGCGGATTCATCGAGATCGCGGAATCCACCGCCGACGCCCTGCGGCGCGAGCTGCGGGAGGAGACCGGTCTCGAAGCGGACCGCGTGGAGTTGATCGGGATCGAAGACGAACCCAGCCGCCGGTACGGGCGGGTGATCGTGGTCTGTTACCAGGTCGCCGGCTACCGGGGCGAGCCGGTTGCCGGCGACGATGCGCGCGCGCTGGCATTCTTTCCGCCCGGCGCGCTGCCCGACCTGGCCTTCGTCAGCCACCGCCGCTTCATCGAACAAGCCATCCGGTCCGGGTGAGAACGGACCTGCGTCCGCTGCCACGCCGGCCGCCTGAAGCGCCCGCTTCGCACCGATCCGGCTACGGCGAAATCGGTTTCATTCCGCCATACCCCAAGAATGTTTTTGACACAGGCTCCATAATTAAATATCATTACCTGAACTATAGATTGCAAGGTGGATTGAAATGAGGGAATTAGGCAACGGTAGAATGAAAATCGGCCACGTGGCCCGGATGCTGAACGTTTCCGTTCCTACGCTGCGCATGTACGAGCGGGAAGGCATCCTGATCCCGTGGAAATCGACCGGCGGGACCCGCTACTTCGACGAGCAGGACGTCGAGTGGATCCGCTGCATCCGCCGCATGATCTCGGAACTGGGGCTCAACATCGAGGGGATCCGGCGGCTGCTGGCCCTGATCCCCTGCCACGAACTGCGCGGTTGCGCCGCCACCCAGTACGCGCACTGCCCCTGCCACATCGACGCCAGCCGGCCGTGCTGGAGCATCACCGGCGCCAGCCGCCGCTCCTCCCAGAAGGAATGCCACGGCTGCCCGGCGTACCGGAACTCGATCAGTTGCCAAAATCTCAAGAGTTTGTTTGAAATCCGGCTCCACCAGCTCGCCGGCAGCAATCACGGAGCAACTCCGGATCACACGGCCTGACCGTCGCCGGCCATCGGCGGCAGGTATTTATCCAGATCCACTTTTTCCAGGTAGGCCGGAATCTGCACCGCCCAGCCGAGCCGTTCGCGGATCTGCGCCTCCAGCGCCCGCATTTGCTCCCATTCGCCGTGCACGAGGAAGGTCATGCGCGGCGGACGTCGGAAGTTGCCCATCCAGCGGAACAGCTCGCCGGAGTCGGCATGGGCGCTGAACGCGTCGATGGAGCGGATCTCCGCCCGAACCGGGACGTTCTCGCCGTGGATCTTGACCTCGCGCTCACCGTCCAGGATCCGGCGGCCCCGCGTCCCCTCGGCCTGGTATCCCACGAACAGCACGGTGTTGCGCCGGTCCGGGAGCTTCAGCTTCAGGTGGTGCAGGATCCGTCCCGCCTCGCACATCCCGCTGGCGGAGATGATGATCACCGGCTCGTCGATGGTGTTGATGGCCATGGAATCCTGGACGGAGCTGGCCACGTGCAGGTTGTGGCAGAGCAGGCGGCAGTCGCCCGGCCGGCTCCCCCGCGACACCTCCGGATCGAAGCGCTCCGGGTAATCGCAGAATATTTTCGTCGCCTTGATGGCCAGCGGGCTGTCGATGTACACCGGAATCTTCGGAATCCGCTGAGCCTCCTGCAGCGCCCGGAGCTGGTAGAGGATCTCCTGGGTGCGGCCCACCGCGAACGCCGGGATGACCACCTTGCCGCCGCGCCGGACGGTCCGGCTGATGACGTCGTCCAACTCGGCCTGGATGTCCACGTCCTGGTGGATGCGGTCGCCGTAGGTGGATTCCATGATGAGGAAGTCGGTCTCGTCGACCGCCGTCGGGTCGGGGAGGATGCTCTCGCCGTACCGGCCGAGGTCACCGCTGAATACCACGCGGAATGTGGACTCGTCCTCGCGGCGCATGGTCAGGCGCACGATGGATGAGCCCAGGATGTGCCCCGCGTCCACGAACTCGAACTGGATGTTTTTGTTGATGGAGAACGCGCTGCCGTAGGGCACGTCCTGAAACTTCTCCAGCACCCGCTCGGCGTCGTCGATGGTGTAGAGCGGCTCGGCGGGTGCGTGTTTCGAGAAGCCCTCCTTGTTGGCGTAGCGCGCATCTTCCTCCTGGATATGGGCCGAGTCGGGAAGCATGATCTCGCACAGGTCGTGGGTGCTCGGGGTGGTGAAGATCCGGCCGTCGAAGCCGTGAGCGAAAAAGCGCGGCAGGAACCCGGTATGGTCGATGTGGGCGTGACTCAGGATGATGTCGTCCACGTACCCGGCCGGTAGCGGGAAGGTCTCCCAATTGCGGACGCGCAGCTCCTTGAGCCCCTGGAACAGGCCGC contains the following coding sequences:
- a CDS encoding cytochrome C is translated as MKVIQDLAKNLWVSKFSLLGATMVTVSAVLIVTAWILDMLGVAGGPYRDLFAYGFLPGVFLVGLAFIPLGIWFARRKARRDGTEIRPLVIDLSRPEHRHRAVLILALTLVNSIILSVAMYEGYHYTDSDEFCGTLCHTVMEPEFTAYQRSPHARVGCVACHIGGGASWFVKSKLSGLRQVYAVMAHTYSRPIPSPVADLRPARETCEACHWPQFFHGKQTVVRRKLDDTADVNNPLVSVLLLDIGGFNAKSNRYEGIHWHVSRHARVEYLPADPKRTRIHRVRSVREDGTVHEYAPPDSIPAPPPGTEWRTMDCVDCHNRPTHIFDEPQTAVDQALLDGKIPATLPGIRPLALRLLTAAHPSHAAAREGIRAGLERHYGASGDGAAIRKAADGIFAIYRLNVFPDMKMTFGVHRSHLGHADDTGGCFRCHDGEHATADGLVLSQDCELCHQVLAQEEPENSLDKAIADIFR
- the obgE gene encoding GTPase ObgE; translation: MFIDYATIQIRAGAGGNGCVAFRREKFVPHGGPSGGDGGRGGSVVLVSSSQLNTLLDFRYQREFRAGRGGHGEGSNRHGRDGDDCIVTVPVGTVARDPETEAVLFDFTAPDQRFVAARGGRGGRGNARFATATNQAPRNAEPGRAGEERELVLELKLLSDVGLVGYPNAGKSTLISRISAARPKIADYPFTTLAPHLGVVRCDDWRSFVVADIPGLIEGAHAGAGLGDRFLRHVERTRVLVHLVDVSGLEPRDPVERLKAINRELALFNPALADKPQLVVATKLDAVSDNAQLKRLRLHCRRRKQPFLAVSAVSGDGLPELVRTLGEMLAVAP
- a CDS encoding NUDIX hydrolase, which produces MIWQPKRFCAYCGAPLYPDGEGAGRCATCATTFYDNPVPAVAALVRDAAGAILLVERAREPQAGRWALPGGFIEIAESTADALRRELREETGLEADRVELIGIEDEPSRRYGRVIVVCYQVAGYRGEPVAGDDARALAFFPPGALPDLAFVSHRRFIEQAIRSG
- the rpmA gene encoding 50S ribosomal protein L27 codes for the protein MAHKKGVGSSRNGRDSHSQRLGIKRFAGQLVSGGSILVRQRGTPLKPGLNVGRGKDDTLYAKVTGIVAFRDRGSRGKFVSIIPQAE
- a CDS encoding MBL fold metallo-hydrolase encodes the protein MGSFLQFAGATRTVTGTKHIIQHRGKVVMLDCGLFQGLKELRVRNWETFPLPAGYVDDIILSHAHIDHTGFLPRFFAHGFDGRIFTTPSTHDLCEIMLPDSAHIQEEDARYANKEGFSKHAPAEPLYTIDDAERVLEKFQDVPYGSAFSINKNIQFEFVDAGHILGSSIVRLTMRREDESTFRVVFSGDLGRYGESILPDPTAVDETDFLIMESTYGDRIHQDVDIQAELDDVISRTVRRGGKVVIPAFAVGRTQEILYQLRALQEAQRIPKIPVYIDSPLAIKATKIFCDYPERFDPEVSRGSRPGDCRLLCHNLHVASSVQDSMAINTIDEPVIIISASGMCEAGRILHHLKLKLPDRRNTVLFVGYQAEGTRGRRILDGEREVKIHGENVPVRAEIRSIDAFSAHADSGELFRWMGNFRRPPRMTFLVHGEWEQMRALEAQIRERLGWAVQIPAYLEKVDLDKYLPPMAGDGQAV
- the rsfS gene encoding ribosome silencing factor — encoded protein: MKETLATIHEILDSKKAIDVRIIDISRISNFTNYFIICSGANEKHIQTLADELQKKLGERGIETAHVEGYQNAEWVLLDYFDFIVHIFSIETREYYELERLWADGKVVDVRALP
- the rplU gene encoding 50S ribosomal protein L21; its protein translation is MFAIIRSGGKQYKAAEGQVVRVEQLDVPVGEHVTIDDVLLLDTDDAVLVGTPTIQNAAVQATVMEHGQADKVIVFKKKIRKQYKRFNGHRQPFTDLKIDKISMKTE
- a CDS encoding MerR family transcriptional regulator; this translates as MKIGHVARMLNVSVPTLRMYEREGILIPWKSTGGTRYFDEQDVEWIRCIRRMISELGLNIEGIRRLLALIPCHELRGCAATQYAHCPCHIDASRPCWSITGASRRSSQKECHGCPAYRNSISCQNLKSLFEIRLHQLAGSNHGATPDHTA
- the nadD gene encoding nicotinate (nicotinamide) nucleotide adenylyltransferase; its protein translation is MSLSAGILGGTFDPVHIAHLRMAERAQAALGLDRIYFIVNHTPPHKPGTAVTSAWHRYAMVALATAHRSDWVPCPLELEVPGPSYTIDTLAQFGVTYGVPAAAAVFIAGGDSLRDFRHWREWERLLAAYRFLFVARPGVTLGTEAEALLAAGRVADGRGWTPARIRAALTGDTRAVLAELGMPDVSSTGLRVMLQSHADCADLIPEPVRRYIQKAGLYGGE